tcaatccaatattaagggatgaaattgaaaaaaaaaaccaataaaaaaagaacatgaaaaaaacttcAGTCAACTCGCTAAACCCGTAACTCaggtcatgagactaagataacctcataaaaggcaaattgaaacaaactataaaacttaatttctaatcaacccaatattgagttatgaaattgaaaaaaaataaaaaaaaaataaaaaaactcgagtcaactaaGTTAGCACGAAGATGTCGTGAATCGAGTATTGAAACTAAGATAGCCCCatgaaaagcaaatcaaaataaatcatgaatctTAATTGGTTCTTGAGACTaaaataatcctataaaaagcaaaccgaaataaattatgaaactcaatttccagtaaatttaattttaaaaggtaaaattaatgttaaataataaaattaaaatatatatatacttttccAATGAACAATGCTTTGTGAGGAGATTTCTCCTCTTCAGTTAGTtcttattaattattcaaactaataaaattacaacataatgaCATACACATGGCTtgtttaacataattttaagaTGAAATTAACCCTAATAGTACTAACTAGATAAGAGATCGTGCTATGCCAGAAGTTAGCCTAAATCTTTTTCAAAGTAAAAGGGAGATGTTATGGTGACtgaagtattaataaaaaagaaaataaaatcaagactCGGGTTATTGACTTGACTAAATATAATAAACTtggattatttaaataatatgaataagaagataaaacgacaataaataaattgataaaaaaattaacataaaaaagataaaaaaagactcAACCTGAGCTCATCTAAGTTAGTATGCTAGATTTGCGATTTGGTTATcataacctaatattgaagggagaaattgaaagaaatatttaaaaaaaaaagatctgagTCAACATATATTGAACCTACTAACCCAGCGACCATTAACACATGATTGAGATAACCCCACaaagaaaagtgaagaaaaaacatgaagatcaatttctaataaattaaatgttgaaggataatttttttaaaaaaataaattttaaaaagaacttaaaaaaaaagactgaagTCAACCTATGCTAAACTTCGAAACTCATGACCATAGTCATGAGCCcaagacaaaatataaaaattaaaaaataactaaatattgagggataaaactaaaaaaatataataaaaaaagatccaaaacaaaggaaatagcaataaaaaaagaacatggactaatttgatataaaattaatttaaaatcaaatgttgagacatgaaattaaaaacaaaattcaattaggaaaggataaaaaaatagcattcaacaaaataaggaccaaatttaatataaaaattaaataaaataaattaatgaggaatataattgaagaaaaacattgataaaaaaaagattaaaaaaacaaataataatcgggaccaaattgaattaaaaaaataaaaggacaagagagagaaaagagggaagagaataaaaaagtCCACGTGAGCTCATCCTCATTGTTGTTTACACGCGTCATACAACTGGAAAAATCACGATGAGATGCTCTCAAAGTCTTTGTGAAAAACGGTGTTTGGATGTGGGacaatgaatgatttttttttaaaaaatattgctttTGAGGGTAatattgtatttatattatgtttttaaaatataaaaagactaaattgcCCTCGATcaaccttttaaattttttttactcttaagGGTGatgttcattgattttttttattataaggacaaaataataattttattattattatgatagtAATTTATGTCTGGGAACCTAATAAATTCACCatgccaattatttttttaatagtaatcataaaccttaaaagaaagaagaaaaaacaaaaaatttgaaatgccTAAAACTCATCATTCTTTCTGGACACATTGTATGTCTTATAATTGATGCTCTATTGATATATTATGCAAAAGTTagtttatgataattaaaaatattaagcatAAGAAGAGATGTGAGAGGGGGAAGTTATATATTTAAGGAGACTTGTGCTACTattgaagagataaaaatatatacatattttatatCTCATTTAGGTTTGTttagtagttatttttaatatttttcatgttaggtTTGTGTAGTagttactttttatatttttcatttttttaaacttaattttgtttattttatctttgtgtTAGGCTtgagtgaataataacaaaaagagaaaaattataaatcaacaagaaatttttattttgaagttgtctagaattaaataaaagacaCTTTTAGTGAAGCATGCAACTTTTCTACTATGCTTTaagaaatttttctttttgaactcTTCATAGCAACCATCTATATTTTGGGCATAAATTTCTTTCTAATTGAACAAATAAGGCGATTTTCATGACATTTAAAAGTTAACTTGATAGGCTACAATTCTTAAGCTCGTCACTTGGTCAATATCAACCtatattgaagagaaatttaaacCATAAATTGATGGTCTGACATAATAAAATCACAGTTGTTTATATAGATGGGTCAACTTTATGGATTGAGCTGGACATGCTAAAAAAGAACTAGATAAAGTCTCATATATTCTTGAAAATATCTTGAAGTCTAGTTTCTAGAGAATTTTAAGGTTTATGATTTTGTATTCTCCGAAAGAAGTTGCATTTGTTTTAGTATTAGTGGCCCAATGATAGAACTATTTgtgatttttaactttttaacatCACAACTTACCATTCTGTGTTAGCAAGCATCTAATTATTTAAGGGAATTAAGAGACATGTAAATATTGTGTTTACCACATAACAAGTTAGCTATAATTTATCAAACATATTTAAAGGTTCAATTTGaaagaggaaacaaaatttctaatctacctagaaaacaaaatcactAATCAATAGGAATTTAATTCCTAAATTTTCTCCTAATCCTAGaagaaattttttgaaagttgggtatataaaaaaatatggacataaaaaaagaataaagtgtttattatttatccttttaataataatttagcaTTAAAGGTTTGGAAAGAGGTTGTACAATGAAAACTATATAGAAAAGATGTTGGCGATGAAAAGTTTCTTCCTAGTTTTCCTTCgccccttttccttttttttcattgttgatttacattattttttttttaaatacgaACAAAGTCTTTTTGCTAGGACTACAATGTAGCCTAACTAtgatgttttaattttgttcttaaatGCTATTCTGAATTGTCAACACTATTTTTAATGCTTTGGGATATAGGCCAATATTTGAATGATTTAATGATTATATTGAGACTGAGAGATGATATATAATGTTTGCTTCATGCAATGAATGCCAtcaattaaatgaaatctacatataaacaaacataatttgTGTGGTTATGTTATCACTTATaccaaaattcataaaattgaaTGTGCTtttgtatattaaattaatatggaGAGAtgatatataatgtttttttttatttcctctttaatcaattattcaaatagaaatagaataactaattttaatgttttgttgaTTAATCAATCTTTATAGGTTCAacactctattttatttttgttattacttatttgattttatacatTTGCAAAAATTCACATCAATTACATTGCcaaaatcatgatatttttagAACTAGTACAAATTGCTTATATTTAAGCAATATAAGTTGATTTTAGACAATATGGTAATTGATCTTTTAAGGTTGTAATATGGATGTTACAActcaaacttttttcttaatactCAAGTATTACAACTTAAAtacaatttgatttatttgccTAAGTTATAAGGATAACAACtaatataaattcattaatcacaTATTATTAGACAACTCAGTTTGGGTTTAgctttcttttatgaaaatcGACTTTACATGTTGTCAAGTTACAAGTTCATCTTCTTACAAGCTTATCTTTGCTATgaaataccttttatttttcacatcaagCAACAATCTTgtacaaaatagttttttttactataattacAGCACTTGATATTTTTGTGTGTATATTGCTCATAGTAATGATTATTTCTTCTAATATATTGATTTTGGTGATGTTAAGCTCTTAGTATGGAGTTTTTTCTCCAGTGAGATCCTCTACTACATAAGAAAAATAGTGAAAacatgcttttgtttttatgggATATGAAGTCTTCATAGCAAGTATTAAATAGTAAAtacctcattttttttaggttatcagaattatttgtaaaaagatattaattattcaattcttaatagattttttttatctgtaagATTAACTAGTCAAACTGAGCACaaacacttaataaaatatatttattctttttaccatacccaatttatttttttatcacacaacaaTCAAATCTTGATTCATagatttttcttaaacaaaataccATCCAatgattgaattcaaattgataccttttttttcatttcttttagaaCAATCACAAACAccatttttattatgaatttactATTAATGGTTCATGTAAACTACTTATTTGTAAATGCCCCTAACAAATCTATTAATCTTTTCCATTCTAACctatttctatttctttattttattttttagttaagtctttttaattgtattagATAGAATAATCCGATCTCAAGGATAAGAAGAAAGAATAGTGTCTTTGATCTTTTATGGAAGAATTTTGTAacattttctactttttttataGCTGGCCAagtataaagaaatattttgagttgtaatgtagaattaatttttcaagatcTTTTGTCTCTAATATAACTTGATGAAGAAAAGTGATTACTTATTATTCTTCATAAATGATATACTGTCTTCAAAATGGCCTTagccaataaaaattattttattctccGACCTAATATAATGTttgtttattatatcaaaataaaaaaaaatacagagataGTTGTGACaagtttatcttgttttttaaaatataaaaatttattttaaaatatatttattttatatattcaattttatctcatcaatcaaatatatttttattttttatatacttcaTCAggttgaaactattttttttataaaaaaaattgaaacaccaataaagattataaatataaattaacccATGATTTACAAGTTTATCTAACAACCTAATGATTCGGACTATTTTTCGAGGCGGATATGCCACCATGACAAAAACTATCTCGAGGACGAGGATGCCCTTGCTCGTTAAAccgaaagaaaagaaaaggcacttACAACTTACAAGTTAAAACGACGTTGTCTCTTCTCTAACTTAAGCATTCCTTATTACATCATCATCTCACCCGATGGATAGGCAAACGAGTGGATAACTCCTCGCTCTCCTCCTCTCTCGCTctctgcagcagcagcagcccaCCATCTCATTAACAAATTTGCCTCTCTCTCCAACAATGTCCGCCTCCACTTCACTctccttcttctcctcctctcttttcctctcttcttctcaCAACAAAATCCCCAAATTGACCTCCTTTTCCACTACTAAACCCCAATATTCCCTTAAATCCCTCTCCATTTCTTGCCAAGTAGCAACCCTTCCAATCCTCTCTTTCACCGGGGAAAAAATCGGCGAAACTTACTTAGACCTCAAGACAGCGCCACCCGAGACCGCCCGTGCTGTCGTTCACCGAGGAATCATCACAGACCAACAAAATAAGCGACGTGGCACTGCCTCAACTCTCACCCGCGGTGAAGTTAGAGGCGGTGGCAGAAAACCCTACCCTCAAAAGAAAACGGGGCGAGCTCGCCGTGGGTCCATGCGCAGCCCACTTCGCCCTGGTGGTGGCGTGATATTTGGGCCCAAGCCCAGAGACTGGTCCATTAAGATAAACAGGAAGGAAAAACGGCTAGCCATGTCGACGGCTTTATCAAGTGCTGCGAGTGAGAGTGAGAGCGTGATTTGTGTTGAGGAATTTGGGGATAAATTTGAGAAGCCGAAGACGAAGGAGTTTATAGAAGCAATGAATCGGTGGGGATTGGACCCGAAAGAGAAAGTTATGTTTTTGATGATGGATGTTAGTGATAATGTGGGATTGTCGAGCAGGAATATTGGGACTTTGAGGATGTTGACGCCCAGGACTTTGAATTTGTTCGATATTTTGAATTCGGATAAGTTGGTTCTTACGCCCGATACTGTGGATTATTTGAATAGTAGATATGGAGTTGATTTTGAAGGAGAGACCGACGAAGACGATGAAGAGGATGATCAAGATGAAACTGAAGGTTAAATTGATGGCAATGTGGTTATTTACgttgttttttttggtaattgtggttactaattttgaaatttaggaTCGAATATGACGTATTTGACAATTTCTAATGTCTGAAATTTAATTGTTTGGCTTAAAATTATATTCTGTTACCCTTAAGTGAGTGGCTAACTCACTAATATGCGAAATGTAGATAAAATTTGCATCATATTGTGATGGTGCGGAAAGgaagtgattttgttttttgctggTTTGGCAGTAAGTAATGCAACTGATGCGTTTGGCAATTGTTCTGTAGGTCtgtgttttgtttctttataacTAAGAGCTGTTAGTTAAGGCTCTGATctgttatatttgtttttggatattttgTTTCAATGTCTTGAATGCTGTCATTGCTTGCTGATTCAACATAACCGTACACTTGtttctttttcctgtttttgcaattttctctttttagttCTCTGCACTTTAATATGGCTACTGGGTGTGATGAAATTCTTGAGTGCTTTTTTCGTTGTGATATCTCTTGGATATTCTTTGATGCTTATCTTTTGTTTGTTCTTGGTCCTGAGATGCAGAAACAGAAGGAAATGAAAATGCTGATGCAGCAGACTGATGGTGAAGAATTTTCTAACCACCTTGACCCTGGATCATTGCCCTTCATATAACCATGAAGATGGTCTCTGTTGTGCTGAAGCAGACATTTACCTGATTTTTGGGCAGCAGATTTATCATTTTGCGTGGTTTTTTTTCGGTATCCCTTCCATGTAttgtttttctatcaatttacTCGTTCTCTTGGTTGAAAATGTATCTAGTTAGGCCAGTCACATTACTTGTTATTCTATCCGAGTATTGCTTTTCTGTTcagcccttttctttttccataattcTGATTACTTATATGTTTACTCTTTTGCAGTCTATTATTGTTCTGTTCTTGTTTTTGGCAATCTGCATCTTTATAAAATGCCCCCAACAGATTGCCAAttgttagaaaagaaaaaataaaatcgacataTTGATTCATATTTATTGCTCGTTAATCTAGCAAGTCATTATCATGATTCGTGAAAAAAGTTTTTGTTGGTGGTGCTTGTAAATTTTTGAAGCAGAAAGTTCaggcaaaaaatttaaaatagaactGGCAGTGAAcgaatttttttaagttgatgatATAGCTATTATTTCATCCTCCACTTTTAAGAGTGTCTAGAAGCAGAATTTGGTAGTTAGCAATGGACATTTTGGTTACTGATGCTTCGCCATCTGTATGCATCTCAAGTTTGAGTCTAGCCATTCTCACATACCATGTATGACAGCATTAAACAATATATGATACAAAAACAGAgtcaatgtttaatttttaactcgTCAATATAACTGCTTTATTTGTCAGATGCCTCTCTAACATGTGTGTTTTGGTCTTTCAGAATTCTATTAATACGAGTAGGGCAACTTCATGTGTCTTTTAAGACTGCTAAAATTCTCTTCATATGCTTTAGGGAATGTGCATTAATGTTTAGCACTCCTCTGTACTGTACTGCACTGCACAGTTTCATGCTTCGATGAAAGTTCATTTTAGCCTGAATTTGGCTCGTGCTAGTATCTTTATACTGCCTTGGAATGCTTGAACTCAATTTGCCTTCTGAGCCAAATAGCTTATTGTAGTCAGGCACTTGATTTACTTCAGCATCCTTGAAGTAGTAGTTTACTCATTTGTGCCCTCTTAACTCCTTGTGTGATGCATCCCATGCCTGATTCGCTTCTTCTTGTTAAGCTTTCTTACTTGTTAGTACTTTGAACCCCATCAAGATCGTGTCCTTTTGCGAGCGTACTATACCATACCTTGTGTATATTATAGATTGTCTTGGGCTTCAAGATCGATGTAGGATTTTAGGTGCGAATATCTTATCTAAGTTTGATACTTAGATATAGCTGTTGAATTGGGTTTGACTGCTCACCTAcgaatattagttttttatttaattaggtgGTGCgagtggattaatattttatgtgtaaAGGAAATATTTGTCATAGTTGTGCTAGAACAGTGAAGTTGAATGACGCGTAGACTGTATAAAGCAGAGGAAACTTGGGAAAATTATATTGCCTGCAGCAAAAAAGATGATATACAAAATTCATATGGAGCCTCGTGTCTTTCTCGCTTTACGAATCCTTTGCTTTATGCCTATCCGTGGGTGTAATAAACGAAGTTGTCTCCAGAAGTTCTGTGTTAATATTTCTCCCTTACACAACTGATTAGCTATCTCTAGTCATTTTTAACAGCAGTTTCAGCAACTAGTCGAGGCTTTCATCTCATGGTTCTCTAGTCTTGGTAGAATTCTCTTGATATGCTTAGGGATACGCATTAAGTTGGAGCAAAAGCTTCAAAGAAGACAGCTGATATTTTCCACATGAATTTGCACTTGAGTTTAGAGAATGTtagaatttctttcttctttataaagTAGGGTAAGTTTTGGGTAGTTTGTTGGATTTGACTTGCCCGAGTTTTAGAAAGATCAATATCAATGATATGCCGTCAGTGAGTGAGCACCAATTCAGAAGCAGGTGCTACAATCTTGGCATTTACAATCTCCAGCCCCACTTTGATTTAGGTTACCTGTTTGATGTTGTAGCGTCttgtttgaaaattgatttttattggaaaatatattaaaataatattttatattatttaaaatttatttttaatattattatatcatctaaaaatactaaaaaaattcaagttttttaaaagtatttactttttaaaatttatttttaatatcattatattataatgatctgaaaatactaaaaatacttaatttaaagcaaagaaaataaaaacaaatcaagtttttttaaaagcagttattatttaaaatttatttttaatattattatattataaaatatgaaaatactaaaaaaattaatttaaagtaaagaaaataataataaaaaaatcaagttttttaaaaatacatacttctttcatctttatttaCTCAATATCATCATAATCGATGTATAAAAGTTTTAACAAGGGTATGATGTTACTCCTcacatttcattcatttatcaatGGTCTTTCTTTATATGAGGAGTAAAATGACAATTAACCAACTTAGGGGGtgaattatatttattgtaaaGTAAAATGACCAAAGAACTTTCTATCTAGGACTTTTttgtacataaaataaaatatagggaTCAAGGtataatttttgataaaaaatcatgCTGTAAGAACATGATACATGTCAAATTTCCAACACGTTAATTCAAAAGGATGTGATGAAAATGAGAAAATGTAACACATAAGACAAAATCAGTAAAGGGGTGAAGGAAAGCATCAGCCTAAATAGCTTATGTAACTCTGACAGAATTCAGATAAATTGCACACTGCAGTGCAGGAAATATTCACCGGACAAATTTCTTCAACATCTGAATGATCAATACTACTGGTTTCAAATACATAATCATTGTGCTAAAACTCTAAATGGTTCTTTCGAAACATGACTGCCAATAAGACCATGTAGAGAAAGACAATGCATGAGCAAGGCCACTGTCCTGCAAGGAACAGACAACCTGTGCACATATATTGAAGAGGTTATATAATTTGTCCCCTTCCAATCGACTGAGATTTTTTAGTTCAACTTAGTGTATTCAAGGGTGGTCCATTCGAGATCATTGTCATGGAAGAAGCACAGCTGCTGATGGATAAGTATTGATTTGTATGATCTTTAGGATATGAGGCTTCCTGGGTATGTATATATTGGAATATATTCAagcatattttattgatttgcaGAATATTAAGATAGCTAACAGGTCCATCCTCTTTGTCCATTTTTTGGATTGAGATTCTGAGAACACAAAATGTTGGTTGGACTGGGGAAATACAGGGATTAATTACATCTTTGCTTTGATTCTTGTACCTCATCATCTAGTTTTGAAGAATGTACTTTATTCGATTATCTTTAATGAAAAGCACACCAACAGAGATAATCGAAGTGCAAGCTCAGCTTTGGATAGAATTAAACAgcaattaaatgaataaaatcttATAATGTAGTCCTAAGAACCAAGTGTGACATGAGGAATATTGTGTCCGAACGATTTGCCTGATATGCACCAAGTTCATATATCGAATAAAAGGTAAAGTCAGAGAGATTAAAATTCTATGATGCAGCAGCATTAATTCACGTCGCACACAGATTAGAGCTCAGATacaataaagaatattttaaagatgAGCAGAGGCACAATCTAGGTTAGAGCATGATTAAGCAAAGGAATAATTTGTATAGAACAGGTTCTTGTCATGAGATCCTTCGCAATCCAAAGACATGGGATTAGATAAGGCTCTTGCcaccaagaaattaaaagtagacAATCTCCCTTTTGTAAATCGGGCCATACTCGCTTTTTTGAGTTTTCTAATCAGCATCCTACAAGGTAGTAATGTTCTTCTAACAACATACAAATTACAACCATATCAAAATGGGAATTGGTGGAGAAAAGTGCAGAAGTTGATAATGATCCacaatgctgctgctgctgctgttgctgctgcaGTACTTTAAAATTCCGACTGGACAGAACTGACCAAACCCCAATAGAATATAGCAAATTACTTTGGTAGACTCGAACGTTAGCATCTCTCTATTGAGGCATGCATTGctcaaaaacagaaaagaaacagAGTATAATGTGGACAGGTGCAACAGTTTCAGTCTCCATCGTTGGGTTGGCAAGTCAAGTATCAGATCGACTGCCTTGATATAGCCTGCACGCTCAGCTAAAAGTCCAAATTCACACCCATGCCTTGTGCTGGCAAATCTTTTCGATTTGAATGTCTTTCATGCCGTTAAGAAAAGGGTGGTATATACTTTGAACATGTTAACAAGTAGTCCCAAACTAATTGATGTGATGCTATACATGATCCTGCATATCACATTATATTCCAACCTCGATCATTGCTGTCAAGGAAATCAAAGAAGATTTTGGACAATTGAAATTAGAGGTATAAAAAGTCAATTTACAATCAGTAAACAAAGTCGATACACTGCAAGCACCATCGATTTGGCCAATCTTGATGCCATCATATTATCCATCGGCTAACCACACATCCGTAAGAGAACAAAAATATAGAGAGGGTTCAATGAACTTATGCTGATGCCGAAACTTAAAGGACATAGAAGACGTAACCATGCCAAAAACTAATGGAGAACCGAGCTTCAGGCCTTAGACTGACTAGACTTTTCCTTTATCATTTGAACCAGTTCCGTGCCACAAGATTATCGGATTATATCAAGTGATCAATGACCAACTAGTTCTTTGTGGCATGTATTTAATTTAGGTCCCGTGACAACAAAATATTAggtcctttaaaaaaaataaaaaacttgaaggTAAATTTCCTTTCCGTTGAGGATCTAAGATACAATCTCCCCAACCACACCTTGTTTACTGCTCTTTTCCGAGATCTGGTGGGGATGATTATGTGCCCATTTTGTACCTTTCTGTTGAAAACAACAGTGAGTGAGTGGTTCTCAAACCAAAGAAATGAATTTCAAAGGCCAATCAATTAACACGCCAACGCATACagataatgataataacaaGTGCACTGATCTTTAAGAATCTAAAGGGGGTTCGTTCCCCTACAGAGAATTCCCTGTTCTCATCATATCTAGTACTATAGGAAGATTGCAAATCAAACAATCTCGAGCTCATGTAAGCTTGAAGGCATGGAATATTTAGTTTTTGTCATCAAAAGATTATTCTCCATACAAACTATATATCCTCTCTTTCCCCTGACTTTATAAGACAAGCACTTTAGACATGTGATCGTCTCATTAGGCTTGTGGCCATCTAATAATTCACCCATTGAAAATGAACAGCACACATACAGGTATGCAAGAAAGATTGGCGGTTCAGTCCAAGATAATGAAAACAAGATCTTGTTAACATCATGATCAGTCACAAGAAAATCCTTCTCTGGTCATCGAAagcaaaataagttttttttcttcttgactTTAGTATAAAATGTTGTAGCCAAGAAAATGGAGTGGAAAGAAACAAGATTAGCAAGACAAGCACCCTCGATGCATATATTCAACCTGCAAGATTCGCTGCTAGCTGCTTTTTCAACCCCATCAACCGTCATGAAAACACA
The Populus nigra chromosome 3, ddPopNigr1.1, whole genome shotgun sequence genome window above contains:
- the LOC133689996 gene encoding large ribosomal subunit protein uL4c isoform X2; translation: MSASTSLSFFSSSLFLSSSHNKIPKLTSFSTTKPQYSLKSLSISCQVATLPILSFTGEKIGETYLDLKTAPPETARAVVHRGIITDQQNKRRGTASTLTRGEVRGGGRKPYPQKKTGRARRGSMRSPLRPGGGVIFGPKPRDWSIKINRKEKRLAMSTALSSAASESESVICVEEFGDKFEKPKTKEFIEAMNRWGLDPKEKVMFLMMDVSDNVGLSSRNIGTLRMLTPRTLNLFDILNSDKLVLTPDTVDYLNSRYGVDFEGETDEDDEEDDQDETEG
- the LOC133689996 gene encoding large ribosomal subunit protein uL4c isoform X1; translation: MSASTSLSFFSSSLFLSSSHNKIPKLTSFSTTKPQYSLKSLSISCQVATLPILSFTGEKIGETYLDLKTAPPETARAVVHRGIITDQQNKRRGTASTLTRGEVRGGGRKPYPQKKTGRARRGSMRSPLRPGGGVIFGPKPRDWSIKINRKEKRLAMSTALSSAASESESVICVEEFGDKFEKPKTKEFIEAMNRWGLDPKEKVMFLMMDVSDNVGLSSRNIGTLRMLTPRTLNLFDILNSDKLVLTPDTVDYLNSRYGVDFEGETDEDDEEDDQDETEETEGNENADAAD